The genomic window TGTCCGGCCGGCACGTGGATGGTTCGCCCCTCTTGTTCCCAGTAGATCCCGAGCTTCCCGAAGGCGAGTTTGGTCATCCTGAGGTGCTGGGGATCCGCGTTTTCGATGACCACATCGCCCCTCGTGACGGCCGCGAGTCCGATGAACGAACCCACTTCCATGTAGTCGGACCCTATGGCGAAGGTGGTACCCGAGAGGCGCTCCACTCCTTCGATGGTGAGGACGTTCGAACCGATCCCCGAGATCTGCGCTCCCATCTGGTTCAGCATGTGGCAGAGGTCCTGTACGTGGGGCTCGGACGCCGCGTTCCGTATCACGGTGGTGCCTTCGGCGAGCACGGCGGCCATGATGGCGTTTTCGGTGGCCGTCACCGAGGCCTCGTCCAGGAAGATCTCGTCCCCCACCAGTCTGTGGGCCGTGAGCCTGAAGACGCCGTCGATCTCCACCCGGGCACCCAGGGCGGAGAGGGCGAGGAAATGGGTGTCGAGCCTCCTTCGACCGATCACGTCTCCGCCGGGGGGTGAGAGTACTGCCTTCCCGGTACGGGCCAGGAGGGGGCCTGCGAAGAGGATGGAGGCCCGGATGAGCTTCGCCTTCTCTTGAGGGATTTCTGAGGTGACGATATCGGTGGTCTTGAGCCTGTAGGAGTCTTTACGAAGGCGCGTGACCTGGACGCCGAGGTACTGGACGATGTCGAGCATCACCCTCACGTCCTGGATGTCGGGCACGTTCTCGAGGACCACCGCTTCGTCGGTGAGGAGACAGGCGGCGATGCAGGGGAGTGCTGCGTTCTTGTTCCCCTTGGCGAGGATGGTGCCTTTGAGCGGGAAACCGCCTTCGATTCGGTATCTCATGGTGCCTCACTCTACGGATTGGTGGGGGGTCTGTCAATGAGAAACTCGAAGGGGGGGTCCTGGAAGGGGAAGGTCTTGAGTCCGAGAAAGGCGGTGGCGACGAATGATCCTTCCCCGGTCTCGATGCGGACCGGGACCAGGATCTTCTCCCCCGGCCTTCCTCCGTCCGGAAAGGGGTTCTCCGAGATCTCGGGGAAGGTGATCCCTCGGATCCCGTGGAGACCGAGCGTGTCCCCTCCTTCTGCGAGGAAGATGTCTTCCAGTGTCTCCGCCTCCGGCACGCAGGCGTAGGAGAGGAAGGGATCGGGTCCGTTGCGGATGAGCCTTCCGGCCTTCGAGAAGAATGCCTTCAGGCTGCGTACGATGCCGAGCGACCGTTCGAGGGAGAATCGGATCCCGTTCCAGGTGTACCAGGAGAGATAGGTCTCCCGGCCCACGCCCTCCTCGCGTACGGTCTCCGTGACCAGCACGTCGATGGTGCCGTCTGTGTCGAGGTCCTGGAAGGAGGTGGTCATGGAGGGCGTGGTGAAGAAGGTGTCGATCGACGGCAGGCCGTTCCCGCCGGAGGAGACGAGGAGATGCACGATCTTCTGGGGTTTGAGGCAGGTGAGAAGGAGCGCTATCCCTCTGCGGGGGGAGGCGAGGGTGAGGGGGCGTGCCTCCTTGAGCACGGGATACCGGCCGAGGGGGATGCGCTCCAGGCCCTGTTCCGTGACCCACGCGATCGCGAGTTCGGGCAGGTCTTCGCTCTGGTAGATACGGTTGATGTCGGAGAGCTCTTCCCAGCGGTATGGGGCGCCGGGAGTGCACAGGATGAGGGCCTCCCCGGTGTCGGACCGGAAGGCCGCCACCGGCCGGTCGTCCTTGCCGTGTACGGGGAAGAGATCGGGGGGGAGGGAGGGGAGGGGTTTTTCCGCGGGAGTGGGGAGGGCGGGGGAGGGTGGGGGGGCGATGGGAGGGGACGGTGCCGGCGTACGACAGGAGGCCCAGAGCAGTGCACACGCGAGGATTGCATATTTTTTCGTTTTCAGGGCCGTTCTACCGCGATAATGCATAAGTATACCGTTTGTGTATTGCTAAAACCCCTCATCTCTGCAATGATTGAGCCTGATCATTGTAGCACAGGATGGAGGACCCGGAAAGATGAAGGTGATGAAGTTCGGAGGGAGCTCTGTCGCCGATGGGCCGAAGATCGCCCACGTGGTGGAGCTGGTGAGGAAGGCTCGGGAGAGGGAGCCGGTGGCGGTCGTGCTCTCGGCCATGAAGGGGGTCACCGACCTCCTCCTCTCCATGGCCCGCAAGGCCGAATCGGGGGATCCCTCGTACCGTGAGGACCTCTCTTCGCTCACCGCCAGGCAGAAGGAGACACTCTCCTCTCTCATGGGGGATGGGACACAGGCCGGGGCGGCGTGGGATGCCGTCTCCGCACTGCTCGAGGATCTCTCGAGCATCCTTCACGGCATCGAGCTCGTGCGCGAGTGTTCCAGGCGGAGTCTCGACCTGGTGGCGAGCTTCGGCGAACGTCTCAACTGCACCCTCGTGACCCGCTACCTTCTCTCGCTGGGTGAGAGGGCGGAGTACGTGGACGCCAGGGAGGTGGTGCTCACGGACGACTCGTTCGGGAGCGCGGTGGTGCAGTTCGAGGAGACCTATGGGAGGATCCGTGAGAGGCTCGCCGGGGATGCGATCTATGTGGTGACGGGATTCATCGGCGCAACCAGAGAGGGGGTGACGACCACGCTGGGGAGGAACGGCTCTGACTACAGTGCGGCCATCGTGGGGGCCGGCGTGGGTGCCGAGGAGGTGGAGATCTGGACCGACGTCGACGGGGTCATGAGCGCCGATCCGCGGGTGGTTCCTGAAGCCTTCGTACTCGAGGAGGTTTCGTTCCAGGAGGCGATGGAGCTCTCCTATTTCGGG from Spirochaeta thermophila DSM 6192 includes these protein-coding regions:
- the murA gene encoding UDP-N-acetylglucosamine 1-carboxyvinyltransferase translates to MRYRIEGGFPLKGTILAKGNKNAALPCIAACLLTDEAVVLENVPDIQDVRVMLDIVQYLGVQVTRLRKDSYRLKTTDIVTSEIPQEKAKLIRASILFAGPLLARTGKAVLSPPGGDVIGRRRLDTHFLALSALGARVEIDGVFRLTAHRLVGDEIFLDEASVTATENAIMAAVLAEGTTVIRNAASEPHVQDLCHMLNQMGAQISGIGSNVLTIEGVERLSGTTFAIGSDYMEVGSFIGLAAVTRGDVVIENADPQHLRMTKLAFGKLGIYWEQEGRTIHVPAGQSLKVVPDLGGAIPKIDDAPWPGFPADLTSIMTVVATQAEGTILIHEKMFESRMFFVDKLIEMGARIILCDPHRAVVSGPSRLRGSELTSPDVRAGMAMVIAALCAEGESLIHNVYQIERGYEDLVERLQNLGARIRKES
- a CDS encoding aspartate kinase; translation: MKVMKFGGSSVADGPKIAHVVELVRKAREREPVAVVLSAMKGVTDLLLSMARKAESGDPSYREDLSSLTARQKETLSSLMGDGTQAGAAWDAVSALLEDLSSILHGIELVRECSRRSLDLVASFGERLNCTLVTRYLLSLGERAEYVDAREVVLTDDSFGSAVVQFEETYGRIRERLAGDAIYVVTGFIGATREGVTTTLGRNGSDYSAAIVGAGVGAEEVEIWTDVDGVMSADPRVVPEAFVLEEVSFQEAMELSYFGAKVIHPYTMIPAVERDIPIVIKNTMNPGFPGTRIVKHPKPHPWPITGIASIPGVALINIEGSGMMGVPGIAARVFSALAEAKVNIIMISQASSEHSICVVCRKEEVDRALDALERSLEPERRARIISDFECIRDLEIIAIVGENMRGTPGLAGRLFQAVGERGINVHAIAQGSSERNLSFVVDEERGQEAVRVIHKAFFGR